From Rubrivirga sp. SAORIC476, a single genomic window includes:
- a CDS encoding co-chaperone YbbN: MADRFQTEVLDKSHDKPVVVDFWAPWCAPCRALGPTLEALARESGGRWRLVKINTDRHPDLMRRFGIRGIPAVKLFVDGAVAAQFTGALPEAEVRLWLDAHLPV; the protein is encoded by the coding sequence ATGGCCGACCGCTTTCAGACCGAGGTCCTCGACAAGAGCCACGACAAGCCCGTCGTGGTCGACTTCTGGGCGCCGTGGTGCGCTCCCTGCCGCGCCCTCGGGCCGACCCTGGAGGCGCTGGCGCGCGAGAGCGGGGGGCGGTGGCGCCTCGTCAAGATCAACACCGACCGGCACCCTGATCTGATGCGCCGATTCGGGATCCGCGGCATCCCGGCGGTCAAGCTGTTCGTCGACGGCGCGGTCGCGGCCCAGTTCACCGGCGCGCTCCCCGAGGCAGAGGTGCGGCTCTGGCTCGACGCGCACCTGCCGGTGTGA
- a CDS encoding rhodanese-like domain-containing protein, which produces MSFFSRPPAAPVLAPSDFVAQRAPGSPVLDVRTPEEFAEGHLAGAVNVDVFAPDFAQQVQAMELPTEEPVYLYCRSGQRSGSAAGILQSMGLTGAVNVGGFDALVRAGAEPA; this is translated from the coding sequence ATGTCGTTCTTCTCCCGCCCTCCCGCGGCACCTGTCCTCGCTCCGTCCGACTTCGTCGCCCAGCGCGCGCCCGGGTCTCCTGTTCTCGACGTCCGCACGCCGGAGGAGTTCGCTGAGGGCCACCTCGCGGGCGCCGTCAACGTGGACGTGTTCGCGCCCGACTTCGCGCAGCAGGTTCAGGCGATGGAGCTGCCGACCGAGGAGCCGGTGTACCTCTACTGCCGGTCCGGCCAGCGCTCTGGTTCCGCCGCAGGCATCCTCCAGTCGATGGGGCTCACGGGCGCCGTCAACGTGGGCGGCTTCGACGCGCTCGTCCGGGCGGGCGCCGAGCCCGCCTAG
- a CDS encoding DUF1080 domain-containing protein produces the protein MTLRLLALVLIAGLGACSTPSPTSPVGPVTAARPHTPAPPGWRQHDIERPQPPRVEPAAAALPVAPPSDAVVLIGPDGSGAENWETASGGAIPWTTEAGALVVAPGTGGIQTKEAFGDVQVHIEWMPADEPEKTSQDRSNSGLFLVDGRYEVQILDVWNNRTYADGRAAAIYGQFPPLFDATRPPTEWQAYDVFFRLPRFAADGSLLEEARLTVVHNGVLVQNNEVLPAMTIWLESLPYEAHGPGVIGLQDHGSPVRFRNLWVRRLPERAAPPADYALPAATDLSPAERDRLVGRYARDGGGTFVIERLGEGLGLSMPWRSGVLELVPLSPTRLHLRNTDGVFDVALGADGAVTGLTFTMGGGTYTAVPE, from the coding sequence GTGACTCTCCGCCTCCTCGCCCTTGTTCTGATCGCCGGTCTCGGCGCGTGCAGCACCCCCTCGCCGACGAGCCCGGTCGGTCCGGTGACGGCGGCTCGCCCGCACACGCCGGCGCCTCCCGGATGGCGGCAGCACGACATCGAGCGCCCGCAGCCGCCACGCGTGGAGCCGGCCGCCGCCGCGCTGCCCGTCGCTCCGCCGTCCGACGCGGTGGTGCTGATCGGGCCCGACGGCTCCGGCGCGGAGAACTGGGAGACGGCCAGCGGCGGCGCCATCCCGTGGACGACCGAGGCGGGCGCCCTCGTCGTCGCTCCGGGCACGGGGGGCATCCAGACGAAGGAGGCCTTCGGCGACGTGCAGGTCCACATCGAGTGGATGCCTGCCGACGAGCCCGAGAAGACGAGCCAGGACCGCAGCAATTCGGGTCTGTTCCTCGTCGACGGCCGTTACGAGGTCCAGATCCTCGACGTGTGGAACAACCGGACCTACGCCGACGGCCGCGCTGCCGCCATCTACGGCCAGTTCCCGCCCCTCTTCGACGCGACCCGCCCGCCGACCGAGTGGCAGGCCTACGACGTCTTCTTCCGCCTCCCGCGCTTCGCCGCCGACGGGAGCCTGCTGGAAGAGGCCCGCCTGACGGTCGTCCACAACGGCGTGCTGGTGCAGAACAACGAGGTCCTGCCCGCGATGACGATCTGGCTGGAGTCGCTCCCGTACGAGGCCCACGGGCCGGGCGTGATCGGGCTCCAGGACCACGGCAGCCCGGTCCGCTTCCGCAACCTATGGGTCCGCCGCCTCCCCGAGCGCGCGGCCCCGCCCGCCGACTACGCCCTGCCCGCCGCCACCGACCTGAGCCCCGCCGAGCGCGACCGGCTCGTCGGGCGCTACGCGCGGGACGGCGGCGGCACGTTCGTCATCGAGCGCCTCGGCGAGGGGCTCGGCCTGTCGATGCCGTGGCGTTCCGGCGTGCTGGAACTGGTCCCGCTCTCGCCGACCCGCCTCCACCTCCGCAACACCGACGGCGTATTCGATGTGGCCCTCGGCGCCGACGGCGCGGTGACGGGCCTGACGTTCACGATGGGCGGCGGCACCTACACGGCGGTCCCGGAGTAG
- a CDS encoding ATP-binding protein: MSALLRRDLAARLAPLLDDGHTLGLSEAEQVAVRTGRADTLSLDTLADALARAGRPVRAQDLQPASTDTAYHDLFQSIAEGFGVLEMIFDADGAVGDYRFIETNPAFEAHTGLSEVVGRTILEVVPDIEPRWIETYGRVAQTGEPTRFQQPADALGRTFRVQAFPMGDAADHRVAILFSDITERLQAEAALRQANETLEEEVETRTRELRALARALTMAEQEVRRRIAHVLHDDLQQVLHGAQIATQVRDADRLEGLLDRALSLTRLLAHELSPPLLSDTGLGPLMTWLADNQGALYGLTVTVDVPDTVVVHEEHLRILLYQLVRELLFNVAKHARTRTARIRAEADEEVIRIVVEDDGVGFTPPSLIELQEGRGLGLSSVWDRLTLVGGRLDIVSAPGAGARLVLEVPSGTPRP; encoded by the coding sequence ATGTCTGCTCTCCTCCGTCGCGACCTCGCGGCGCGGCTCGCCCCTCTCCTGGACGACGGGCACACCCTCGGGCTGTCCGAGGCGGAGCAGGTCGCGGTCCGAACCGGGCGCGCGGACACCCTCTCGCTCGATACGCTCGCCGACGCCCTCGCCCGCGCCGGCCGCCCGGTGCGCGCTCAGGACCTCCAGCCTGCCTCGACAGACACGGCGTACCACGACCTGTTCCAGTCGATCGCTGAGGGGTTCGGCGTCCTCGAGATGATCTTCGACGCCGACGGGGCCGTGGGCGACTACCGGTTCATCGAGACCAACCCGGCCTTCGAAGCGCACACGGGGCTGAGCGAGGTGGTGGGGCGAACCATCCTGGAGGTCGTGCCCGACATCGAGCCTCGGTGGATCGAGACCTACGGTCGGGTCGCGCAGACAGGCGAGCCGACGCGCTTCCAGCAGCCCGCCGACGCGCTGGGCCGCACCTTTCGGGTGCAGGCCTTCCCGATGGGCGACGCCGCAGACCACCGCGTCGCCATCCTCTTCTCCGACATCACGGAGCGCCTCCAGGCCGAGGCCGCGCTGCGCCAGGCCAACGAGACGCTCGAAGAGGAGGTCGAGACCCGAACGCGAGAGCTGCGAGCCCTGGCCCGAGCCCTCACGATGGCCGAGCAGGAGGTCCGCCGCCGGATCGCCCACGTGCTCCACGACGACCTGCAGCAGGTCCTCCACGGCGCCCAGATCGCCACTCAGGTCCGGGACGCCGATCGACTCGAAGGCCTGCTCGACCGGGCGCTCTCGCTCACCCGCCTCCTGGCCCACGAGCTCAGCCCGCCGCTCCTCAGCGACACGGGCCTGGGCCCCCTGATGACCTGGCTCGCCGACAACCAGGGCGCCCTCTACGGCCTGACCGTGACCGTCGACGTGCCGGACACGGTGGTGGTCCACGAGGAGCACCTTCGGATCCTGCTCTACCAGCTCGTCCGCGAGTTGCTCTTCAACGTCGCCAAGCACGCCCGGACCCGGACGGCGCGGATCCGGGCCGAGGCCGACGAGGAGGTCATCCGCATCGTCGTCGAGGACGACGGGGTCGGATTCACGCCTCCCTCCCTCATCGAGCTTCAGGAAGGTCGCGGGCTCGGGCTGTCGAGCGTGTGGGATCGGCTCACCCTGGTCGGCGGCCGGCTCGACATCGTGTCCGCCCCGGGTGCAGGCGCCCGGCTCGTGCTGGAGGTCCCGTCCGGGACGCCGCGTCCCTGA